A single region of the Globicephala melas chromosome 12, mGloMel1.2, whole genome shotgun sequence genome encodes:
- the ZNF892 gene encoding zinc finger protein 892 isoform X1, with protein MEPKGRGSLSENSDLPHAGNPKENGLTSVLLTPAYQESMIRDMAEALTQWGQLNTPQGDVPEKHRNLVLLGLPISKPDVISQLECGEELEREVSKATSPGLECKELTPEQDISEEELAPVNTGVLIERFPKESSSECEDSLESQQENHEKHLIQEVVPQKKPSGERSYQCDGFGRNFSRRTFLVQQQRERQHNCDSFKKNLKQNSDLMKHEKICAEKKPWKCNECEKAFSYYSAFVLHQRIHTGEKPYECNECGKSFSQSIHLTLHQRIHTGEKPYKCHECGKAFSHRSALIRHHIIHTGEKPYECNACGKAFNQSSYLTQHQRIHTGEKPYECNDCGKAFSQSTFLTQHQVIHTGEKPYKCNECRKAFSDRSGLIQHQRTHTGERPYECNECGKAFGYCSALTQHQRTHTGEKPYKCNDCAKAFSDRSALIRHQRTHTGEKPYKCKDCGKAFSQSSSLTKHQKTHTGEKPYKCKECGKAFSQSSSLSQHQKTHSGGKTKEYGKAFSEHSAFGQQKRIHTG; from the exons ATGGAGCCTAAGGGCAGAG GGTCACTTTCTGAGAATTCAGACCTTCCCCATGCTGGAAACCCAAAAGAAAATGGCCTGACCTCTGTGCTGCTGACCCCTGCATACCAG GAGTCGATGATCAGGGATATGGCTGAGGCTCTCACCCAGTGGGGGCAGCTGAACACTCCTCAAGGAGATGTGCCTGAGAAGCATAGGAATCTGGTCTTGCTGG GGCTTCCAATTTCCAAGCCTGATGTAATCTCTCAGTTAGAGTGTGGGGAGGAGCTGGAGAGAGAAGTCTCAAAAGCAACTAGTCCAG GACTGGAATGCAAGGAGCTAACTCCAGAGCAGGATATTTCTGAAGAAGAATTAGCCCCTGTTAACACTGGGGTGTTAATAGAGAGATTTCCAAAGGAAAGTTCCAGTGAATGTGAGGATTCTTTAGAGAGTCAGCAGGAAAACCATGAGAAACATTTAATACAAGAGGTTGTCCCTCAGAAGAAACCTTCTGGGGAGAGAAGTTACCAGTGTGATGGATTTGGAAGAAATTTTAGTCGGAGGACATTCCTTGTTCAACAGCAAAGAGAGCGACAACACAATTgtgattcatttaaaaagaacttGAAACAAAATTCAGATCTAATGAAACATGAGAAAATTTGTGCAGAAAAGAAGCCTTGGAAGTGTAATGAGTGTGAAAAGGCCTTTAGTTACTACTCAGCTTTTGTCttacatcagagaattcacacaggagaaaaaccctacgaatgtaatgaatgtggtaAATCCTTTAGTCAGAGCATACACCTTACTCTACACCAGAGAATTCATACgggagagaaaccttacaaatgtcacgaatgtgggaaagccttcagtcACCGCTCAGCCCTTATTCGGCATCATATAATCCAtactggggagaaaccctatgaatgcaaTGCATGTGGGAAGGCCTTTAATCAGAGTTCATACCTCACTCAACATCAgcgaattcatactggagagaaaccttatgagTGTAATGATTGTGGAAAGGCCTTCAGCCAAAGCACATTCCTTACCCAGCATCAGGTcattcacactggagaaaaaccctataAGTGTAATGAATGTAGGAAAGCTTTTAGTGATCGTTCAGGCCTTATTCAGCACCAGAGAACTCATACTGGGGAGAGGCCTTATGagtgtaatgaatgtgggaaagcctttggCTACTGTTCAGCCCTGACTCAACACCAGAGAACtcacactggggagaaaccctaCAAATGCAATGATTGTGCCAAAGCCTTCAGTGACCGCTCAGCCCTTATTCGTCATCAGAGAacacacactggagagaaaccttacaagTGTAAGGAttgtggaaaagctttcagccaGAGCTCATCTCTTACAAAGCATCAGAAAActcacactggagaaaaaccttataagtgtaaggaatgtggaaaagctttcagccaGAGTTCATCCCTTTCTCAACATCAGAAAACTCATTCTGGAGGGAAAACCAAGGAATATGGAAAAGCCTTTAGTGAGCATTCAGCCTTTGGCCAGCAaaagagaattcatactggataA